One part of the Phragmites australis chromosome 3, lpPhrAust1.1, whole genome shotgun sequence genome encodes these proteins:
- the LOC133912823 gene encoding arabinosyltransferase XEG113-like isoform X1 — MAAWCPAESTKPVFVGIYGAVLGGFAVSALFFLLSSSSLSAPPLPFPAAATSPAAANISAIALTPAQPETMYNRPIWKPPPRGARMPPPRAFRLTRDMVRARARDGVIVVTFGNHAFLDFILTWARHLTDLGVDNLLVGAMDTKLLRELYLRGVPAFDMGSRMATEDAGWGSPTFHKMGREKVLLINALLPFGYELLMCDTDMVWLKNPFPYLARYPDADLLTSSDQVIPTVTDDSLENWREVTGALNIGIFHWRPTEPAKKLAEDWKDLVLSDDKLWDQNAFNELVHKVFGQSVEGEDDLVYSYDGKLKLGVLPASIFCNGHTYFVQGMHQQLHLEPYAVHTTFQYAGTEGKRHRLREAMLFVDQPSYYDSPGGFLSFKPNIPKSLLLDGAHTVESHFALVNYQLKQIRTALAIASLLKRTLVMPPLWCRLDRMWFGHPGVMEGTMTRQPFLCPMDHVLQVHVMLNDLPKEEFGPHIDFREYSFFENPSLPKQVKESLLEVQLCDDHSSRCSTANETNKHRILLPRNSTEQKLLNVFSSYKNVKIIQFSSMVDAFGGFADATMQTKFRNRVKRYVGLWCCVQFCEIGHIYYDMYWDEKPGWKPRPPETREQDHPPWS, encoded by the exons ATGGCGGCGTGGTGCCCCGCGGAGTCCACCAAGCCGGTCTTCGTCGGGATCTACGGCGCCGTCCTCGGTGGCTTCGCCGTCTCcgccctcttcttcctcctctcctcctcctccctctccgcgCCACCGCTCCCATTCCCCGCGGCCGccacctcccccgccgccgccaacaTCTCCGCCATCGCCCTCACCCCAGCCCAACCCGAGACCATGTACAACCGCCCCATCTGGAAGCCCCCGCCGCGGGGAGCCCGGATGCCCCCACCACGCGCGTTCCGCCTCACCCGCGACATGgtccgcgcccgcgcccgcgacgGCGTCATCGTCGTCACCTTCGGCAACCACGCCTTCCTCGACTTTATCCTCACCTGGGCGCGCCACCTCACCGACCTCGGCGTCGACAACCTCCTCGTCGGCGCCATGGACACCAAGCTGCTGCGGGAGCTCTACCTCCGGGGCGTGCCCGCCTTCGACATGGGCAGCAGGATGGCCACCGAGGACGCCGGGTGGGGCTCGCCCACGTTCCACAAGATGGGCAGGGAGAAGGTGCTGCTCATCAACGCGCTCCTGCCATTCGGGTACGAGCTGCTTATGTGCGACACAGACATGGTGTGGCTCAAGAACCCATTTCCCTACCTCGCCCGGTACCCCGACGCTGATCTCCTCACGTCCAGCGACCAGGTCATACCCACCGTCACCGACGACAGCCTGGAGAACTGGAGGGAAG TTACTGGTGCACTCAATATTGGTATTTTCCATTGGCGACCCACTGAACCAGCTAAAAAGCTGGCTGAAGATTGGAAAGACCTAGTCTTATCTGATGATAAGTTGTGGGACCAGAATGCTTTTAATGAACTTGTACACAAAGTTTTTGGACAgtcagttgaaggagaagaTGATCTTGTATATTCTTATGATGGGAAACTGAAGCTGGGAGTACTACCAGCAAGTATATTCTGCAATGGCCATACATATTTTGTGCAG GGCATGCATCAGCAGCTTCATTTAGAACCATATGCTGTGCATACGACTTTTCAGTATGCGGGTACTGAAGGAAAGCGCCATAGATTACGTGAAGCAATGCTTTTTGTTGATCAGCCATCATATTATGACTCTCCAG GAGGTTTCCTATCATTTAAACCTAACATTCCAAAAAGTTTGCTGTTAGATGGTGCTCATACTGTTGAATCTCATTTTGCATTAGTTAATTATCAG TTGAAGCAAATAAGAACTGCACTTGCGATTGCGTCCTTGTTAAAGCGGACACTG GTAATGCCTCCATTATGGTGCAGGCTTGACAGAATGTGGTTTGGACATCCTGGAGTTATGGAAGGAACAATGACCAGACAACCTTTTCTCTGCCCAATGGATCATGTACTTCAG GTACATGTTATGCTGAACGACTTGCCCAAGGAAGAATTTGGTCCACATATTGATTTCAGAGAGTACTCCTTTTTTGAGAATCCGTCATTGCCGAAACAG GTGAAAGAGTCATTACTTGAGGTTCAGCTCTGCGATGATCATAGTTCCAGATGCTCCACAGCTAATGAAACCAATAAACACAGAATCCTTTTACCAAGGAATAGCACAGAACAAAAG ctgttgaatgtcttctcatCATATAAGAATGTCAAAATCATACAGTTCTCATCTATGGTTGATGCGTTCGGAGGTTTTGCTGATGCA ACTATGCAGACGAAGTTCCGTAATCGTGTGAAGAGGTATGTGGGCCTATGGTGCTGCGTGCAGTTCTGTGAAATAGGGCACATATATTATGATATGTACTGGGATGAGAAACCAGGGTGGAAGCCACGCCCCCCGGAGACTAGGGAACAGGACCATCCGCCTTGGTCATGA
- the LOC133912823 gene encoding arabinosyltransferase XEG113-like isoform X2, whose amino-acid sequence MAAWCPAESTKPVFVGIYGAVLGGFAVSALFFLLSSSSLSAPPLPFPAAATSPAAANISAIALTPAQPETMYNRPIWKPPPRGARMPPPRAFRLTRDMVRARARDGVIVVTFGNHAFLDFILTWARHLTDLGVDNLLVGAMDTKLLRELYLRGVPAFDMGSRMATEDAGWGSPTFHKMGREKVLLINALLPFGYELLMCDTDMVWLKNPFPYLARYPDADLLTSSDQVIPTVTDDSLENWREVTGALNIGIFHWRPTEPAKKLAEDWKDLVLSDDKLWDQNAFNELVHKVFGQSVEGEDDLVYSYDGKLKLGVLPASIFCNGHTYFVQGMHQQLHLEPYAVHTTFQYAGTEGKRHRLREAMLFVDQPSYYDSPGGFLSFKPNIPKSLLLDGAHTVESHFALVNYQLKQIRTALAIASLLKRTLVMPPLWCRLDRMWFGHPGVMEGTMTRQPFLCPMDHVLQVHVMLNDLPKEEFGPHIDFREYSFFENPSLPKQVKESLLEVQLCDDHSSRCSTANETNKHRILLPRNSTEQKCCLKL is encoded by the exons ATGGCGGCGTGGTGCCCCGCGGAGTCCACCAAGCCGGTCTTCGTCGGGATCTACGGCGCCGTCCTCGGTGGCTTCGCCGTCTCcgccctcttcttcctcctctcctcctcctccctctccgcgCCACCGCTCCCATTCCCCGCGGCCGccacctcccccgccgccgccaacaTCTCCGCCATCGCCCTCACCCCAGCCCAACCCGAGACCATGTACAACCGCCCCATCTGGAAGCCCCCGCCGCGGGGAGCCCGGATGCCCCCACCACGCGCGTTCCGCCTCACCCGCGACATGgtccgcgcccgcgcccgcgacgGCGTCATCGTCGTCACCTTCGGCAACCACGCCTTCCTCGACTTTATCCTCACCTGGGCGCGCCACCTCACCGACCTCGGCGTCGACAACCTCCTCGTCGGCGCCATGGACACCAAGCTGCTGCGGGAGCTCTACCTCCGGGGCGTGCCCGCCTTCGACATGGGCAGCAGGATGGCCACCGAGGACGCCGGGTGGGGCTCGCCCACGTTCCACAAGATGGGCAGGGAGAAGGTGCTGCTCATCAACGCGCTCCTGCCATTCGGGTACGAGCTGCTTATGTGCGACACAGACATGGTGTGGCTCAAGAACCCATTTCCCTACCTCGCCCGGTACCCCGACGCTGATCTCCTCACGTCCAGCGACCAGGTCATACCCACCGTCACCGACGACAGCCTGGAGAACTGGAGGGAAG TTACTGGTGCACTCAATATTGGTATTTTCCATTGGCGACCCACTGAACCAGCTAAAAAGCTGGCTGAAGATTGGAAAGACCTAGTCTTATCTGATGATAAGTTGTGGGACCAGAATGCTTTTAATGAACTTGTACACAAAGTTTTTGGACAgtcagttgaaggagaagaTGATCTTGTATATTCTTATGATGGGAAACTGAAGCTGGGAGTACTACCAGCAAGTATATTCTGCAATGGCCATACATATTTTGTGCAG GGCATGCATCAGCAGCTTCATTTAGAACCATATGCTGTGCATACGACTTTTCAGTATGCGGGTACTGAAGGAAAGCGCCATAGATTACGTGAAGCAATGCTTTTTGTTGATCAGCCATCATATTATGACTCTCCAG GAGGTTTCCTATCATTTAAACCTAACATTCCAAAAAGTTTGCTGTTAGATGGTGCTCATACTGTTGAATCTCATTTTGCATTAGTTAATTATCAG TTGAAGCAAATAAGAACTGCACTTGCGATTGCGTCCTTGTTAAAGCGGACACTG GTAATGCCTCCATTATGGTGCAGGCTTGACAGAATGTGGTTTGGACATCCTGGAGTTATGGAAGGAACAATGACCAGACAACCTTTTCTCTGCCCAATGGATCATGTACTTCAG GTACATGTTATGCTGAACGACTTGCCCAAGGAAGAATTTGGTCCACATATTGATTTCAGAGAGTACTCCTTTTTTGAGAATCCGTCATTGCCGAAACAG GTGAAAGAGTCATTACTTGAGGTTCAGCTCTGCGATGATCATAGTTCCAGATGCTCCACAGCTAATGAAACCAATAAACACAGAATCCTTTTACCAAGGAATAGCACAGAACAAAAG TGTTGCTTAAAGTTATGA